The Osmerus eperlanus chromosome 25, fOsmEpe2.1, whole genome shotgun sequence genome contains a region encoding:
- the chfr gene encoding E3 ubiquitin-protein ligase CHFR, whose product MENQGRGRPWGKLIRVDSNCESEVLLVNRECTVGRRKGCDLSFPANKLVSGDHCKIVQDEKSGLAWLEDMSTNGTVINMSKLVKKQSHMLQSGDVIYFVYRKTEPEQNIAYVYQSLKPELAVSPDTSLGASGGAPALEQTVQGSPAPLPPATGLSVEPLLLRAPGPHRAEEPQPSTSTFHLPAGPHGEAQGESPSCRPPGCKDVSGPTPPQQGGMEEPECKRRKIDADAVSDLASPHTSSTEALAPAKGSLRDLLGKEPKEGTKTDKMEESLTCIICQDLLHDCVSLQPCMHTFCAACYSGWMERSSLCPTCRCPVERIRKNHILNNLVEAYLTQHPEKCRCEEDLKSMDSRNKITQDMLQPKIERSFSDEEGSSDYLFELSDNDSDISDISGQPFAMCRQCPGYKKEVNQGLWATGIASPLFPSAALFPPAPLAPPPPPAQPAPPGPAEGAGKPAGECPSTSSEMPTAPPQGYSCPLQGRHVICTCCLQPMPDRRAELIGQQLSAQQCMACQRPFCHMYWGCQRIGCQGCLARFSELNLTDKCLDGVLNSNNHESEILQNYLTARGMTWRSLLQQGLDGLQQGSYYLSDYRINASAVLCFCCGLRAFKELAYKYRQNIPAAELPVAVTSRPDCYWGRNCRTQVKAHHAMKFNHICEQTRFKS is encoded by the exons ATGGAGAATCAAGGAAGGGGTCGACCATGGGGGAAGTTGATAAGGGTAGACTCAAACTGTGAATCTGAAGTGTTGCTTGTCAACAGAGAATGCACTGTTGGACGAAGAAAAG GGTGTGATCTTTCGTTTCCTGCAAACAAACTGGTTTCAGGGGATCATTGCAAGATTGTGCAAGATGAGAAGTCAGGGTTGGCGTGGCTGGAAGACATGAG CACCAATGGCACGGTGATCAACATGTCCAAGCTGGTGAAGAAGCAGAGCCACATGCTGCAGAGTGGTGATGTCATCTACTTTGTCTACAGGAAGACTGAGCCTGAGCAAA ATATTGCTTACGTTTACCAGTCCTTAAAACCAGAGCTGGCAGTTTCACCCGACACCAGTC TTGGTGCCAGTGGAGGAGCCCCAGCCCTGGAGCAGACAGTCCAGggatctcctgctcctctccccccagctaCAGGCCTGTCAGTggagcctctcctcctcagagccCCGGGGCCTCATCGAGCGGAGgagccccagccctccacctccaccttccaCCTCCCCGCTGGCCCTCATGGTGAAGCCCAGGGGGAGAGCCCCAGCTGTCGTCCCCCAGGCTGTAAAGACGTCTCAGGCCCCACCCCGCCCCAGCAGGGGGGCATGGAAGAGCCAGAGTGCAAGAGGAGGAAGATCGATGCTG ATGCGGTTTCTGACTTGGCCTCGCCTCACACCTCCAGTACTGAGGCTCTGGCTCCTGCCAAGGGCTCCCTGAGGGACCTCCTGGGAAAAGAACCCAAGGAGGGGACCAAGACAGACAAGATGGAGGAGTCTCTCACCTGTATCATCTGCCAGGACTTGCTGCACGACTGTGTCAG CCTGCAGCCCTGCATGCACACCTTCTGCGCAGCCTGCTACTCGGGGTGGATGGAGCGCTCGTCCCTCTGCCCCACCTGCCGCTGCCCCGTGGAGAGGATCCGCAAGAACCACATCCTCAACAACCTGGTGGAGGCCTACCTCACCCAGCACCCAG AGAAGTGCCGCTGCGAGGAGGACCTGAAGAGCATGGACAGTCGGAACAAGATCACCCAGGACATGCTGCAGCCGAAGATCGAGCGCTCCTTCTCCGACGAAGAGGGCAGCTCCGATTATCTGTTCGAGCTGTCCGACAACGACAGCGACATTTCTGATATCAG CGGTCAGCCGTTTGCGATGTGCAGACAGTGTCCAGGCTACAAGAAGGAGGTCAATCAGGGGCTGTGGGCCACTGGAATTGcatctcccctgttcccctctgcTGCCCTgttcccccctgcccccctggccccaccaccccccccagcccagccagccCCCCCAGGTCCTGCGGAGGGAGCTGGGAAGCCTGCTGGAGAatgtccctccacctcctctgagaTGCCCACAG ctCCTCCTCAAGGGTACTCGTGCCCGCTCCAGGGCCGTCATGTCATCTGCACCTGCTGCCTGCAGCCCATGCCAGACCGCCGTGCAGAGCTCATTGGCCAGCAGCTCTCTGCGCAGCAAT GCATGGCGTGCCAGCGACCTTTCTGCCACATGTACTGGGGCTGCCAGAGGATCGGCTGTCAAGGATGCTTGGCCCGCTTCAGCG AGCTCAACCTCACAGACAAGTGTCTGGATGGCGTGCTCAACAGCAATAACCACGAGTCTGAGATACTCCAG AACTACCTCACTGCCAGAGGGATGACCTGGAGAAGCCTGCTTCAACAAGGCCTGGACGGCCTGCAGCAAGGAAGCTATTACCTCTCGG ATTACCGCATCAACGCCAGCGCTGTGCTGTGTTTCTGCTGCGGCCTGAGGGCTTTCAAAGAGCTGGCTTACAAATACAGACAGAACATCCCTGCTGCTGAgctcccag TTGCTGTAACGTCTCGTCCTGACTGCTATTGGGGACGTAACTGCCGTACTCAGGTGAAGGCGCACCACGCAAT GAAATTTAACCACATCTGTGAACAGACCCGCTTCAAGAGCTGA
- the si:dkey-112e17.1 gene encoding uncharacterized protein si:dkey-112e17.1, with the protein MSFNTTFWANVFTTTYLLFVTGCVAQKVYFDCGAKVDVVDVQGLILSPGFPYNYSSGTHCVWQFFVPVGHQLILEFFDFDVFESQDASPQYGSVPEFGDEGGPFTPAGSDDSGGASEKESAPRRDASEKVPQSALKDEVKHVVVQEQSTKMEIARVSNSAKRSADAPSDPASPPPPSHPLLPGAQPPGDKAANSASPAVRGDPDAGLAAEESTPAPATPTTASPTETASPETQQSVLDACPHDVLYISDLVAFSSRFCGSNRPSSAQLVFGSSQEMVEVIMELITTTHWGRGFALLFHYHNRTAQAAGGDRHAYSPAGPRAESMLAAVSGAAFCAMVLTSALCVIFRPKLCPKRANSCSSNSEVKTNFLPFYSPQSAYSSPPLLSSICLLSTLDQTRHSSQG; encoded by the exons GTCTACTTTGACTGTGGAGCTAAGGTGGATGTGGTGGACGTCCAGGGGCTGATCCTGTCTCCTGGCTTCCCCTACAACTACTCCTCTGGGACCCACTGTGTCTGGCAGTTCTTTGTGCCGGTCGGTCACCAGCTCATCCTGGAGTTCTTCGACTTTGACGTGTTCGAGAGTCAGGACGCGTCGCCGCAGTACGGCTCCGTTCCGGAGTTCGGCGACGAGGGGGGCCCGTTCACCCCGGCCGGGTCGGACGACTCCGGGGGGGCGTCGGAGAAGGAGTCGGCCCCTCGGAGGGACGCGTCGGAGAAGGTGCCCCAGTCTGCGCTGAAGGACGAGGTGAAGCACGTGGTGGTCCAAGAGCAGTCCACCAAAATGGAGATCGCCAGGGTCTCCAACTCCGCCAAAAGGTCAGCGGACGCCCCCTCCGAcccggcctctccccccccgccGTCGCACCCCCTGCTCCCAGGGGCCCAGCCCCCCGGGGACAAGGCCGCAAACTCGGCCTCGCCGGCCGTCCGAGGAGACCCCGACGCGGGACTTGCCGCCGAGGAGTCTACCCCGGCCCCGGCGACCCCCACCACCGCCTCCCCCACGGAGACGGCGAGCCCGGAGACCCAGCAGTCGGTCCTGGACGCCTGCCCTCACGACGTCCTCTACATCTCCGACCTCGTCGCCTTCTCCTCGCGCTTCTGCGGCTCCAACCGGCCCTCCAGCGCCCAGCTGGTGTTCGGGTCCAGCcaggagatggtggaggtgaTCATGGAGCTGATCACCACCACCCACTGGGGCCGAGGCTTCGCCCTCCTCTTCCACTACCACAACCGCACTGCCCAGGCGGCGGGCGGGGACCGCCACGCCTACAGCCCCGCGGGCCCCAGGGCGGAGTCGATGCTGGCGGCCGTCAGTGGGGCGGCGTTCTGCGCGATGGTGCTCACCAGCGCCCTCTGCGTCATCTTCAG ACCCAAACTATGTCCCAAAAGAGCCAACTCCTGCTCATCCAACTCTGAGGTAAAAACAAACTTCTTGCCGTTCTACTCTCCTCAATCTGCatattcctctcctccactcctctcctccatttgtctcctctccacactagaccagaccagacattCCTCTCAAGGCTAG